The Cydia amplana chromosome 1, ilCydAmpl1.1, whole genome shotgun sequence DNA segment CACAAACTTCTCCACTTGGTCCAACTCAGCAGCAGTCTCGTTATAATATCCGGCATCATTCTTGAGGTTCATGCTGACTTTGCCCACCAGTGCCCTTTGTTTATGTTTCAGCACAGTCTTCGCCAGCTCAATAGTACCTTCGAGATGTAGAGAGCCAAAGTAGCAGGCGGTCGTGGTGCCGTTGGTTAGAAGTCTTTGCTAGAAACATGGtaagaatattttaattcataattgcAATTATACTTGCTGCAATACCAGGTGGCGACTCGAGATCATACTGCTATCTCCTTTACCCTTATTAAGACCAACCAAGAGTGAAATAGATGGCATTATGACCAGACTCTCCACTTAGTTTTGTGTAGGTATAGTAATGAGTACTCTTTGGTTGTTTACAAAGtcataattaaaatgttttatgaATTCTTGCTAAAATCGGAGTTTGGGAGTTGCATATTTTGGTAGGTTTATGGTTATGGACCCCTCTTAGCTTCACTTGAATAGTTAACAATGGGTAAAATAAACTGTTTACTTACCACAACCTTATCGTAAACCTTTGCAGCAAATTCTACATCTTTGTACTGACTTTCCAACGGGAAAGTATATTTATCCAACCATTCTAACAAAGGTCTGTCGAGCCCAATACCCAAGTTAGGAAACTGCGGGGCATGAGTGTGGCAGTCCACAAACCCAGGAATTAGCAGCTGACCTGGTTTCAAAGTTATAGTTTTGTGGTCAGTAAATGCTCCAGATTGTTGTAAAGAATTGTACTCTTCTCTTGAACCCAATTTAGTAATCTAAAAGATAAAAGTTAACAAAACTTTTTAGTGTAAAAGTTAATAAGCTGTTGCAATCAATTTAGTCATGGTGATTGACGAAATGATTTCATAAAGTCCACTTACCTTTCCATTCTCAGTGGCCAAATAGCCGGCAAATGACAAATCTTTGAATGAAGACGACGAAACAATAGgtccaagaaatattttttttgttccagACATTATACCGGCCATACAAGAACCACTTCACCAACCAGTCACACGCACATGGTATGTTTTGACAACTATTAATATATTTATCTTACGTAACTCACGAGAAAATTAACAAAGTATATTCGAAGCGATTtgataatatttgttgttattgaTAACATATTTGTTCCTAAGACAGAGTCACAAAACATGCCCACCTCTTTCTTTCCCTAGTTTAATAGACACTGAAAGAAAGAGATAACACGATCATAATAGAAATATAATAGATGAGATAATCTCCGATATTCCAACTGTCAATTTCCTGCGCGGGCGATGACCCCTCACATACGTCAGAAGAAtgtcaggccgcgtagccaacgtgccaatcgctaacgctccgtagcgatcgaaacgcaactgtcactgtcacactaatatggaagagtgatagagagacacaaagcgattcgacgaTGAAGCGATaacgatcgtcaccttggctaggccgccagttggTACAACGTTTCGTTACCACGAAACGATATATTTCTTAATATCTTATTTGCAAGTAAATGTAAATTGTAACTGCAAACCTAGGCAAACAccttttcttatttatttgtgCACTTTTGAAACCTTTTTCATATTTAATCTGAATTAACTAACGCTACTTAGTTTTAGTAGATAGTTTTTCTAAATAGTTCGTTAAAAAACTAAACGCACAATTTGCTTTAGATCTGGCGCGAATTTCGAACAGATTTATTATccattattactgttattagtgcggaaagagaatagtcgtggaatgtatgggccccatggtctaataaaacatggtcttctcttcccagagtgtcacttgcctacgtcacaataacattgccactttatttcaacataacatgttacatgggtacattatatctatgttaCATTATATCattataagttaaaatatttctttttaattttcatttatatgtattttatcttaaattttataataacacgtcatttttaatttttcgttagcaatatcttccgattcacgaaagaaatttcagacgttcgggtaattctgtttacactactggcaacacaggatagcgctgtcacatttgacaatccgccattttgtccctgaccgtcatccttgtcgaacgcgtgttaattgttatttccttctcgctcagtgtcagcagtcgcagtgttttccaaacttttcacgtcgtaagcttggtcattaatgttttgttacgaaaatggttggctgctctattcggaactgtaagagtaggagtgaaaagtgcagtatagatttgttttattttactatgtttctacatgaataacttaaaatgaatgccgttaaaataattttcaccgttggttaaaattcccccacattttaaagtttgagaacctgtaaacagcatgatgacgtaggcaagtgacaggtcattcgcgaatctcggaagagagtaccaggcggagtatattattataccatgtatGGGCCCAAAACATTCCACGACACTTCTCTGTCCGAAAAAACTCTCATTAGTTTATTACTTACAAACGAAATAGAgtaaaaacaagttttgtatgaaaatcgctgtatttttttaactgtgGTTTTTTTAACGGTGTAACTAGCTACGTTTATATGGAGGTCTGTTGCGGACTCATGTACAAACTGATTACATTTCGAAAGTAGGTATCTACCAACTTTATTAATTATCGAATAGCAGTTATCCTATAAAGATATTGATGCCACGATTCCCGCGCGAGTTGATATCCATCCCGCCAGGTTATGAAGCGTCCAGACTTAGCGTTGGAAAGCCAAATCGTCGACTGACCGGTCGCAGCCAGGGTGATGGCTTCTTCCAGTCGGTTATGAACCTTGCGAGCTTCCTCTAGGGCCTGAAATATTTGTATAGTGTTTGACATGGTACGCAAGCTTACAATTAGGTAGGAACATGTTGATTTTCTCTACTCTCGAAAACAATGTTTAGCTAGTGTGTCCACAAGAAGTAAATACACGCGGGTgaggcataggtacctactaaataatcggaacacaactttattgttaCTGAAATAGTAAATACGTGTGTAGATAATTTGGACATCTCACCATTAGAGCttttttcacattgtccgatgtCGCATGTCGGATGactattggaaaaaaaaacagcTGGTACAGAGTGCCCTAATGACCAAGTCGTTTTCAATTTTTGCATTAAAGTTTTCTTTTGAACAATATGCGTAacggtcaaacagaaaactgtgttcacgtctttcctgtagacatacacaacagttaagggctataaaggtaaattttcttatttaacccttatccacgtgaaaaggttctcctcttatttagaaatcattacattacttacatgcccacaagctgttaactattgcccacaggagagaaaaatgtacagttcgcgcgaacacactagttttctcctgtgggcaatagttaacagcttgtgggcatgtaagtaatgattttatcatagttctctaaataaaaggagaaccttttgatgtggataagggttaaatacgaaaattaacctttatagcccttaactcttgtgtatgtctacaggaaagacgtgaacgcagttttctgtttgacccgtAAATACCCAGAACCCATTTCTACTCCCTCTGCAATCAAACTGCTATGCAGGGATAGtcgaaccccccccccccccccccttccccTGTTCAACTATCTCTGTAGCTTTGATGACTATACCTACATTTACCTGATTAAATGCAGCGGTTGCTGCTGAACGACGACCTGACAGGTATAGTGAGTTGGCTCTTAATGTAATCCACCTGGGATAAATTACGCGGCACATCTTTGCATCATGTTCCAGTGAAACCAGCTTTTGGTCCGCCAACGAACGCAGTTCCATGAGATCAACTACCTAAACCAAGTTCGTAATTGAAAAGACATCTGACAAAATCCACGTTAGCCTAAACAGTCAAAGTTCTGGTTACATACCTTTCGCAAATCATCCATTTTCCTAGCTAAACTTTCCAGCATACCTTCAGCTAATCGCATTGAACTTATGAGAGTCGTTAAAGATCCGTCTTCTTCTTCTCGTGACACCCATACCAAAACTTCGGCTTCAAAGCATTTGGCTCTCTTTTCCTGGTCAGCTCGTAGCCAATAAGTCCAAAGCCCCGCCATGAGACGTCGTCGTCCAGCATTCGACTCGGGGGTTTGTATCATATACTCAGCGTATCTACTTATTTCAGTAGGTGTCTCCAGCTGGAACCCAGTGTCTAATATCAGATCTATACACAGTGCATAATACCATGTTTCGCAATCCAATGAACTGCGTTCTTTACTCATGATCGAAGCTTCTTTGAGAACGTCGACCGCTTCTGTAATGCGGCGGCGAcaaagtaaaatgtaaaataaatcaGGTATAATCTCCATAGATACATTATAGGCACGAAGAAATCGACTGACAGCCATTGCCCGAAAGGCTGTTTTTATAGCCGAGGCGAGCGCGCTGCGCGCCACACCTGCACGAAACGCAGCCATAAACAATTTCCCAAGAGCATACAAATCTCCTGACTGAAAAGGCTGCGGCAAATTCTGTAATTTCGATATCGCTATACGCAGTGTTTCAGCTGTTGGCTCTATAAATCCCAATACGAGGTCTACATGTATAGCGTTGCTAAACACGTCGCACATGTCTACCACATTGCATTCTATTTTCTGTACTAATTTCAGCGCTCTATATGCATATAATCTGGCTGCAGTTCCATCTCCTAAGGCGGAATATAGTAAAGTGCAAATATTTAAACACAGGATAGAATCCGCTCTCATCTTCGCCTTGTTTAATCGatatttctttctttttattttaattttatctacTAAAGTACGCAATTTAAGGAATTCCGCTACATTATCAAGATTAATGCCGTAAATACGCACTGCCCTTCCGATGGCCAGTTTGGCGGCAGAGTGATTTCCAATTGCAAGACACGCAGCAGcttttaaagtacaaattttaccTAAAAATCTTTTTATGTCACAGGAGTCTATAATTTCGTGAACTTCTGGGAGATTGCACAAAGTTTCAACATGCTCCAGTTTTAGGTGTGCATCATCTACATTACTTGCAAGTAAATATAGGTAACATAATTCAATTGTGAattcaatttccttaaatttcatTTCAGCTACACTTGCGTGATAAATCATTTgttcataaattataatttttagttCAGCACAAGTACACCTAGTGAAATCTGTTTCTGAAACACCTTTCTCTATTTTGATACTAAATAGTTCTTTGTTTTTATGATCTTCGTCATCGCTGTCAATGACACCGAGTTCGTGCCAGTCGCTCATACTTTCTGCTTCTGTCACCTTACGCAACATATCAAACACATTAAATGTGTCTAACTGATAGCTGCTACTATTTTTGAAGACAAAGCTGGAAACAGTCACTCTCTTAGTGGATCGGCGTCTCGATATAGAATCTTCTTTGTTAGTTTTCAAAATTGGAACAGTTTGTGAATCTGATATGAAACTTGCATGTAACGATTCTGTTGGCACATTTGCAGAACTAGTACTATAACGTGGTtctgtatttttatttcttgagTCCAAAATCATAGAATATGATTCGCTTATATCCTTttgttttttagaattgttgtCTTCATCTTCGTCATCTTCACCTTTGGAGCTTTCATTGAATATATGTTTTTCGGCTTCATTATCTAATTCCGTTAGGGACTGAACAACCATAATAGTTCCACCGCAACTGCGACATCTATGTTTGTTACTCTCTAAATATGTAACGATACGTGCATGAAATTCCTTTTTTTGATTCATTGGAAGTAACTCATAAaatgtttttcttatttttttacctttaaatttCAATAATTTACAAAAAGCGTATTTGGGTAAACCAAAACTGCATTCAGGATCGAAATCAAAAGTGCATTCGCATGATGGCAACGGGGCTACTGACGTGACGCTGTTGTTCCACGAACCCTTAGTGGACCTACGGTGCCATCTACTGTTTATTGTATTTGCACAAGTTAAAAGTTGCATTGCAAAGAATCTTTTGATTGCCTTCGCTGTTgttattgtattgttttcgtaCATTATATTTTCCAATAGGTCTCGTGACATTACGTCTCCTATTACGGAGCCAATTTTTAACAACAATTGTTGATATGGAGTAAGCGCGTCAATTTGCATCATTATCAATGCATCTGTAGTTTCTACATTAATGTTTGTATTCAATTGCTCTTTCTCAGTTACACTACAAATTCCCATTTCCTCtgttttattttcttgtatCAAATGGTCTAGTGTAGGCTGGTCGCCTATATTTAAAGCTTGCGGATGTAATAATTCAGCTGATGGGAATTGTAATTCGTCGTTGCGGTACTCGTCAAGTTCATGctgttgaattttatttatttctagagcTCCGCTGGAGAATAGATGTATAATGAACAGTTCCATGGTTCCAGGTATTCCTTTACATTTCGATTGTAGTGCTTTGCATAAGTCATTGGAAACTGCAACTACGTCTAATATTTGACAAGCCAGTGGTGGAATCCATTTTGAGCTTAGTGGGCCTAAAATTATTTTCCTTATGTTATTGTTAGCAAAGACATTGTACAACCATTCTTGTACAGAGCTAACTTTTCCTCGTCGTACTGTTAATATGGTAAATATTTTCTGTGAATTTATCATTATAGATATATACTCCCATGAAACTTGATCCAAGCTTTGTAAGTCATCTAAAAATATGACATGTGTATCAGGTATGCTTTGCATTAGTTTTGAGAATATATTTTTGGCTTTCTCTTCACGTTGTTTTGCATCCTGGCTGTATACTCCTTCGTGATACGCGAATCGGGCCTTAATAACGTCATTGAGAAAACAAAGATCTTCGTCGTATACTTTTAATAGCTGTACGATTCTCTCTTCTTTTTTGAAATCTTCAATTGGTTCCGAAAGCCCTAATATCTGATTGATTATTTGAGTTAGAGCTAAGTATGGAGTTGCTGAATGTATCGAGGTCAATGTGAGACTGCACACGTTGTGGCCGCACCCTCGCGCGTACCGGGCCATCCACTCTATTAATCTAGTTTTTCCTATACCCGGTTCACCAACCAACAAAAGAGCGTCAAAATCTCTATAAGCATGATGGACATCATCGAGCCAGTTTTCAAAGTATTCCATCTCATCCGCTCGGTTCAGAAGTCTTGGTATCATTGGAATATCGTACAGCTCTTTTACTCGTATGTCTTCACTGTATTCAAAAATTTTACCTGCATGCAGAATACCTTTAAGGTCAACTGTCGGTTGCAGAGTAAATCCGTTACTGGACATTTTGCTATTCACGAAGGTCGATTCGTCGCATGTTATTTTGTCACGGAAGTAACACATTAACCTTGCCGCTTTATTGACGGTGGCTCCTATTACAGTGAATTCCCGCCGCAAAGGATGCCCTACGACCCCGCAGTACACCTGACCGGTGGTCACCCCGATAGATACTTCTCGCACGCCGTCTAGAGCAGCGACTgattttttaataccacatgcGCATTTTAACGCAGCTTGTGCCTCAGATTCATGTTTAAAGCCTCGCAagccaaaaataattaaaatcatcaCATCTTTATCGAACAGTATGATTTTGTTCACACATCCCATTGATTTATAAACGATTTCACACATAGTCTCGTAGGAATTGTTGACTATTGTGATGAGCTGCTGATGCGGGCAATTTCTGGGCTTGAGGGTtacaaacaaaacagatactTGTCTCATTTCTGTGAGGTACTCCAAAGGCTGCAGCGCGTCGAGCTGAGTGAGAACGGGACGAATCATAAACTTCCGTAACTCTGGCCCTATATTACGATCCTCAGCAAGTAATATCTTTTGTCGGAAAGAAAGCGCTTCAAATTTTATTGCATTCTCAGCATTTAAACCGTTAGGAGATGTCCATACAGAATCTGGAAGATTTTCAATAGCAGCAAAATTTCTTTTGGTTTTGACCATTGCCCCTAGTCCCCCAAAAGGTTTTGAAACGTCCTTCTCGCGAGGATCGTATAGTATGGCTTTAATCGTGACGTGTCCGTTTTCTTCAATAACGTAGTCATAATTTCGTGAATAGCAATGGCCCCAAGCGTTAGGCGTTAATTTTACTTCACCTGAAGTACAAAGGCTTTCGGCTAATTTAGCCTCGATTACCGGTAGCCCAAAAATAACGTAATTCATCGGTATTTTGTTACCGATTgtggcaaaaattaaatttcccGCTGAGATAGCTAGCTTTACTTTGAGACTTACTTTGACGTCAGTTTCATAGGATGAAAACGAATGTTGTATTAGGAGTGCGCATGCTATCGCTGTGTGGATGGTATGGCATAGAAAAGTCCGTTTATCAGTTTTCCACAGTGCTAAAAAGGCGTCGCCTGCGAATTTCAGTATGTCTCCGCCGTGGTTGTATATAAGTTCTATGAGGGAGCCGAGGTACGCGTTAAGTGTGGCAGTTAAGCGGTATGTGCCGCCTTTGCCTGTGGCACTGTAGCGCTCGGACAGTGCGGTGTATCCCGACACGTCGGCCATCAAAAGCACGCCAACGAAGCGTTTCGGTTCAGTCGAATCAAAACTGTAACAAATTCActcttgaaaaatatacacacatCTTTCGAATTCAGGGAAAAGTCATAATTAGAAACCAACTTTTCCGTTTGTATGATCTCGTCTGGAAGTAACGTCGCTAACAGTAACGTTTGTTTCTTGGTAAGCTGTACTTCGATATCTTGGTCGGAAGACAGCCGGTTTAATCTTTCTTGGAAGAACTCCTGTTCCCAGTCTACCTCACTCATCTTGGCATCTTCTTCATCCTCATCTTCGTCCGAATCCACGTCGCGTCGTGATTTCTTTCTATTGATATTTTTCCACTTGTCTGCAGccgaaattatatttatagAGTTTCTTCGAGAACGCGCTCGTTGCTTTATGAAATTCATTTTGACCGTAGTAAACTATTTTAAATTACAGGAATTTTGAAATTGTGTTAACCTGAAAGtaaatttattcactttaatcTTAACCTAATCAACATGTAAACAATCTAGTTGGTCAGGATAAATGAGTCGCCtcattaataaaaacatatatgtacttatctaACCTACTTTACCTATACCTAGTATATATTTAAGTTGCAAAGAGAAGGTATACAACTACAATATTATGCTAAGTATGCAAATCTTACGTTCATTACTGTAGTTAGACTCTACAGACTTTACCGGTAGTTGCATGAGTTTTGGACACATTGTCTACTCTAAGGCGCAACGATTTCATTCAATCGACCAAATGCCGCAAGCTCGTAGGAGGCACCTATAATACCTATCAAAAATCGCAAGCCATGTTGTTGTGGTTTTGTATAACCCTTATGCGTTAACGATAGTGATTGgtaatttcgttttatttttatggtaACGTAGTTGAGCCCCTAATTTCAGCAAAGCAAGATAAAGAGAGATAGAGGCATTGCACTTCCAATTATATGGTAGAGTTTCTATTATACTTATCTATTGTCTAATTCAAGTTTAAGATAAATCTAGCGTATTTTACTGTAAGTAGATTTTCAATCTTTGTCACTTGTGGTTCATTGGAGTTCATTATTTACATCAATAATTTATACGTTTGTAATTGTATAACTTAAGGTCTCAATGTTCCAATAACTCAATATCAACAAGTGCACagcaatatacctacttatatttagtTACCAGTAGGGCATAGTTTTTGGTTGTTTAcctaataggtatttaaatttgGTTATATACATTCAGAAGCTTGGGTAAGTAGCCATATTTTGTTTTGGATTTTTTAACTGTTTAACTACTTGTTTATAGTGAGATGAAAACATGACCTTACCTACTTCCACATCGTGCAACGTACCACACAAGTTAGATAACACCCTTTTTACTCTGTAACTTTCCGTTAACGACATTAAATATCTGTAGTCACTGTAATCAGACACTGCCATGGCTGTGGGGTTATTAACTCCATATTTTACACCGAAGGCCGGAATGGATGTGTGGCCCTTAACGTAACCGATATCGGTGTTGTCGATATACTCATTAACGGGCGCGATGTCCTGTGTAAATAATGGCAAAATACTACAAACAATATGATTCCGGGTGAACCGTGCCTACGCGCAGTCTGCCGCGGTCCCTTGCTTAGGCTACACCTATTCATTCATAGATGCAGTGAGACTTGCATGTTTACAAAATGAATGTCAACGGTCATTCGTTTCTTAGTAAAGTGTTTAATATAGTAAAAGAGGAGTTGGGAGCAGATGCGCCGCTTATCAAGTTTGAGCACCCAAAGGATTtggaggtaggtacctattgcacTGGGTTATTAGGTACAATATTATATCGGTTATTCTCAACCAAAGGGCTGATGAATCATTAAAAATCGAATATTAATTTACTAGGAAGTCTTACCGTACCGTACTACGTATGCGTCTCATACCAGTTTCAAATGTTAGTGGTGGAAGAATTGTATTCAACGGTTACAAGTTCTACTTCCGATCAAGACcctatgtaaattatattttcaatattGCCTAAGGTTCTGGGTGAACATTATTGTAATTTGTACCTTTTTAGCTTAGTGCAAAAACAAAACCTATTACTTAAATACCTATGATAATATAGATAATTTTCGAAAAATCCGGTTGAATTTGAAATCGCGGTGACACGGCTGTTtggtgagtacctacctacacctaCATCCACACGATCCGGCATTTCTCGCAATATCGTGCTACTCGTATGCAAACAGAAACCCGGTTCGCTTGTGGCACAAGAAATGTTCTAGgcatatgaaaataatagtaactTTCTTTTTTTGCCAAATTATATACCGTAGATACTTAGTACTTGGGATTTATTTAACTTGACAAAATAACAATAGAAGGTGACGTGGCTACTTGGCTCCTCATGTGATAAGTGGCCATACCACCAGACCATCAAAATTTCTAATTCGACATATGTATCACACTATAATATCTCGTCTTAAAaaatttacaggtcgtaacaaTTTGTCTCTCCGTGACATCGCCGCTTAACATAAAAGTAGCCACGGCGCGTTTTGTTGCTTACTCGAGTCAAATAGGCCCCTCAATTGCTCTGATACAGACTATATAGATAATGAGGACAAATAATAAATGTTTCTTCCGCAATTAATGCCCCCTTACATTAAAATTAGTATCAAGGTGAAGTCACGGCAATGAACATACGTTTTGCCATTTCATTGAGACTTAAATCACAATGTTTAGCCTGTCATCCATACTA contains these protein-coding regions:
- the LOC134662295 gene encoding adenylate cyclase type 10-like encodes the protein MNFIKQRARSRRNSINIISAADKWKNINRKKSRRDVDSDEDEDEEDAKMSEVDWEQEFFQERLNRLSSDQDIEVQLTKKQTLLLATLLPDEIIQTENFDSTEPKRFVGVLLMADVSGYTALSERYSATGKGGTYRLTATLNAYLGSLIELIYNHGGDILKFAGDAFLALWKTDKRTFLCHTIHTAIACALLIQHSFSSYETDVKVSLKVKLAISAGNLIFATIGNKIPMNYVIFGLPVIEAKLAESLCTSGEVKLTPNAWGHCYSRNYDYVIEENGHVTIKAILYDPREKDVSKPFGGLGAMVKTKRNFAAIENLPDSVWTSPNGLNAENAIKFEALSFRQKILLAEDRNIGPELRKFMIRPVLTQLDALQPLEYLTEMRQVSVLFVTLKPRNCPHQQLITIVNNSYETMCEIVYKSMGCVNKIILFDKDVMILIIFGLRGFKHESEAQAALKCACGIKKSVAALDGVREVSIGVTTGQVYCGVVGHPLRREFTVIGATVNKAARLMCYFRDKITCDESTFVNSKMSSNGFTLQPTVDLKGILHAGKIFEYSEDIRVKELYDIPMIPRLLNRADEMEYFENWLDDVHHAYRDFDALLLVGEPGIGKTRLIEWMARYARGCGHNVCSLTLTSIHSATPYLALTQIINQILGLSEPIEDFKKEERIVQLLKVYDEDLCFLNDVIKARFAYHEGVYSQDAKQREEKAKNIFSKLMQSIPDTHVIFLDDLQSLDQVSWEYISIMINSQKIFTILTVRRGKVSSVQEWLYNVFANNNIRKIILGPLSSKWIPPLACQILDVVAVSNDLCKALQSKCKGIPGTMELFIIHLFSSGALEINKIQQHELDEYRNDELQFPSAELLHPQALNIGDQPTLDHLIQENKTEEMGICSVTEKEQLNTNINVETTDALIMMQIDALTPYQQLLLKIGSVIGDVMSRDLLENIMYENNTITTAKAIKRFFAMQLLTCANTINSRWHRRSTKGSWNNSVTSVAPLPSCECTFDFDPECSFGLPKYAFCKLLKFKGKKIRKTFYELLPMNQKKEFHARIVTYLESNKHRCRSCGGTIMVVQSLTELDNEAEKHIFNESSKGEDDEDEDNNSKKQKDISESYSMILDSRNKNTEPRYSTSSANVPTESLHASFISDSQTVPILKTNKEDSISRRRSTKRVTVSSFVFKNSSSYQLDTFNVFDMLRKVTEAESMSDWHELGVIDSDDEDHKNKELFSIKIEKGVSETDFTRCTCAELKIIIYEQMIYHASVAEMKFKEIEFTIELCYLYLLASNVDDAHLKLEHVETLCNLPEVHEIIDSCDIKRFLGKICTLKAAACLAIGNHSAAKLAIGRAVRIYGINLDNVAEFLKLRTLVDKIKIKRKKYRLNKAKMRADSILCLNICTLLYSALGDGTAARLYAYRALKLVQKIECNVVDMCDVFSNAIHVDLVLGFIEPTAETLRIAISKLQNLPQPFQSGDLYALGKLFMAAFRAGVARSALASAIKTAFRAMAVSRFLRAYNVSMEIIPDLFYILLCRRRITEAVDVLKEASIMSKERSSLDCETWYYALCIDLILDTGFQLETPTEISRYAEYMIQTPESNAGRRRLMAGLWTYWLRADQEKRAKCFEAEVLVWVSREEEDGSLTTLISSMRLAEGMLESLARKMDDLRKVVDLMELRSLADQKLVSLEHDAKMCRVIYPRWITLRANSLYLSGRRSAATAAFNQALEEARKVHNRLEEAITLAATGQSTIWLSNAKSGRFITWRDGYQLARESWHQYLYRITAIR